One Lutra lutra chromosome 7, mLutLut1.2, whole genome shotgun sequence DNA window includes the following coding sequences:
- the LOC125105274 gene encoding spliceosome-associated protein CWC15 homolog, whose product MTTAARPTFEPARGGRGKGEGDLSQLSKQYLSRDLPSHTKIKYRQTTQDAPEEVHNRDFRRELEERERAAAREKKRDRPTREHTTSSSVSKKPQLDQLPAVNLDADDPLMDEEDEDEDFEEESDDDDTVALLAEIEKIKKERAKEPARKEQEQKAGEERIRMENILSGNPLLNLTGPSQPQANFEVKRRWDDDVVFKNCAKGVDDQKKDKRFVNDTLRSEFHKKFMEKYIK is encoded by the coding sequence ATGACAACAGCAGCTAGGCCAACTTTTGAACCTGCgagaggtgggagaggaaaaggagaaggtgaTTTGAGCCAACTCTCAAAGCAATATTTGAGTAGAGACCTACCTTCTcatacaaagataaaatatagACAAACTACTCAGGATGCCCCTGAAGAGGTTCACAACCGTGACTTCAGGAGAGAGctggaagagagagagcgagctgctgcaagagaaaaaaagagagatcgtCCAACACGAGAACATACAACCTCCTCTTCAGTATCAAAGAAACCTCAGTTAGACCAGCTTCCTGCTGTCAACCTTGATGCAGATGATCCTctaatggatgaggaagatgaagatgaagatttTGAAGAGgagagtgatgatgatgatactgtAGCTCTtcttgcagaaatagaaaaaattaaaaaagaaagagctaaAGAGCCGGCCAGGAAGGAACAAGAACAGAAAGCTGGAGAAGAAAGAATACGTATGGAAAACATTTTGAGTGGAAACCCTCTCCTGAATCTCACTGGCCCATCCCAGCCTCAGGCCAACTTCGAAGTTAAAAGAAGGTGGGATGATGATGTTGTTTTCAAGAACTGTGCAAAGGGTGTAGATGatcagaagaaagacaaaagatttGTAAATGATACGCTGCGATCTGAATTTCACAAAAAGTTCATggagaaatatattaaatag